The Bacteroidales bacterium genome contains a region encoding:
- a CDS encoding RHS repeat-associated core domain-containing protein: protein MNMNGRMYHPVLGRFLSPDPYVQAPEYSQNFNRYSYCLNNPLVFTDPSGEFWW from the coding sequence ATTAATATGAACGGTAGGATGTACCATCCTGTGCTCGGAAGGTTTTTAAGTCCCGATCCTTATGTACAGGCACCTGAGTATTCACAAAATTTTAACCGGTATAGCTATTGTCTGAATAATCCGTTGGTGTTTACCGACCCCAGCGGGGAGTTTTGGTGG